One part of the Bacteroidia bacterium genome encodes these proteins:
- a CDS encoding TonB-dependent receptor, translating to MYFYYTRLTGYSTKFPINIVKVFMTLLLLGLGSSVMLAQGVIRGKVVDGKTNTPLNGASVLLIGTQTGALTKDDGSFSLTSSKAAPVQLLVRYVGYDSSVVDITSFDKSYNVRMEERTVEVAEVEIVASAYVERQKQSALSVESMSITAIKETPAANFYEGLGHLKGVDMNSASFGFKVVNTRGFNSTQPVRSLQLIDGVDNQSPGLNFSLGNFLGASELDLESVDLIVGASSAYYGPNAFNGVIAMKTKNPFIHRGLSASVKVGERNWVESAVRYAKVFKNKNGVEKFAVKFNLFYLRADDWEADNFDEAYRDVTVRGATPFVGIDNPGGYDAVNVYGDEVLGRATSNNTRLQTPGLGLYYRTGFKESDLLDYDTRNFKGGLAFHYKLKPDVELIASSNYSNGTTVFQGVNRISLKDIQFFQHKVEVKKEGKFFVRSYVTHEDAGNSYDPVFTANRIQNLASSNVNWAQSYREIWRRDYAPLVRQLEGYPAPPVFPDFFFDFEQQARVIEANKEQITVWHNDLRERIDGTNGFLNPGSPLFQAAFDSITSRIITKEGGTKFFDRSALYHLHGEYKFTPSWAEITVGANGRYYTPYTQGSIFADTGDVRLTNIEYGAYAGLKKKLASDRVTLTGTLRMDKNQNFNLLLSPAVTGLVQLNENNSLRVSLSSAIRNPTLADQFLRFDVGGAVLSGNINGFTDLWELDSLLVYAETLDETVLVPFDLDPIQPEKVTTYEFGYRGLLGKRVYIDAGYYYSRYTDFIGFRLGFAGGGSLVNGFPIGDVLRISANAEDIVTTQGAAFGFNYFINQHFTFGGNYSWNVLNTQSDDPIVPAYNTPEHKFNINFGGRNVSIAGVSDFGFNVNYKWVEGFLFEGSPQFTGLVPTYELLDAQISRYFPKLHTTMKLGASNILNNKVFTVYGGPRIGRLAYLSLTYDFSKL from the coding sequence ATGTACTTCTACTACACCCGTTTGACAGGATATAGTACCAAATTCCCTATTAATATTGTGAAAGTTTTTATGACCCTCCTCCTTTTGGGATTGGGCTCATCTGTGATGTTGGCACAGGGAGTCATAAGAGGGAAAGTAGTTGATGGAAAAACCAATACTCCTCTAAATGGAGCCAGTGTATTACTGATAGGCACTCAGACAGGGGCGCTGACCAAGGATGATGGTTCTTTTAGCCTAACTTCTTCGAAAGCAGCACCCGTGCAATTGCTGGTTCGATATGTCGGTTATGATTCTTCTGTAGTGGATATCACCTCCTTTGACAAGAGCTATAATGTGCGCATGGAGGAAAGAACTGTAGAAGTTGCTGAAGTGGAAATTGTAGCCAGCGCCTATGTAGAAAGGCAAAAGCAATCTGCCCTTTCAGTTGAATCCATGTCCATTACCGCAATTAAAGAAACTCCTGCAGCCAATTTCTATGAAGGGCTTGGCCACTTGAAGGGAGTGGATATGAATTCTGCCAGTTTTGGATTTAAAGTCGTGAACACCCGGGGATTCAATAGTACCCAGCCAGTACGTTCCCTTCAATTGATAGACGGAGTAGATAATCAGTCTCCCGGTCTGAACTTCTCTCTGGGAAATTTCCTGGGAGCTTCCGAGCTTGATCTGGAGTCGGTCGATTTGATTGTGGGAGCTTCCTCTGCCTACTATGGGCCAAATGCCTTTAATGGTGTTATCGCCATGAAGACCAAGAATCCCTTTATTCATAGAGGACTTTCTGCTTCAGTAAAAGTAGGAGAAAGAAACTGGGTAGAATCAGCGGTTCGTTACGCCAAGGTTTTTAAAAACAAGAATGGTGTTGAGAAATTCGCTGTAAAGTTTAATCTTTTTTATCTCCGAGCAGATGACTGGGAAGCAGATAATTTTGATGAGGCTTATAGAGATGTTACCGTAAGAGGCGCTACTCCATTTGTGGGCATAGATAATCCTGGAGGATATGATGCAGTAAATGTATATGGGGACGAAGTTTTGGGAAGAGCGACCAGTAACAATACCAGATTGCAGACTCCGGGGCTGGGCCTTTATTACAGAACCGGTTTTAAAGAATCTGATCTCCTGGATTATGATACGAGAAACTTTAAAGGAGGCCTTGCTTTTCACTATAAACTAAAGCCGGATGTTGAACTCATAGCTTCCTCCAACTATAGTAATGGAACCACCGTTTTTCAGGGAGTAAACAGAATCAGTCTGAAAGACATTCAATTTTTTCAGCATAAAGTTGAAGTAAAAAAAGAGGGGAAGTTTTTCGTAAGATCATATGTAACTCACGAAGATGCCGGGAATTCATATGATCCGGTATTTACTGCGAATAGAATCCAAAACCTTGCGTCCAGCAATGTAAACTGGGCCCAGAGTTATCGCGAGATTTGGCGGAGAGATTATGCTCCTTTGGTAAGACAATTGGAAGGATATCCTGCTCCTCCCGTGTTCCCGGATTTCTTCTTCGATTTTGAGCAACAAGCTCGGGTAATTGAGGCAAATAAAGAGCAGATAACTGTTTGGCATAATGATTTGAGAGAAAGAATTGATGGAACCAATGGATTTCTGAATCCAGGTTCTCCTCTGTTTCAGGCAGCCTTTGATTCCATTACTTCCCGAATTATAACCAAAGAAGGAGGTACGAAATTCTTTGACCGTTCTGCCCTCTATCATTTACATGGCGAGTATAAATTCACACCGAGTTGGGCAGAGATTACAGTAGGTGCCAATGGAAGGTATTATACCCCTTATACACAGGGAAGTATTTTCGCCGATACAGGAGATGTTCGCCTCACCAATATCGAATATGGTGCTTATGCGGGGCTTAAGAAAAAACTGGCTTCGGATAGAGTGACCCTCACCGGTACACTTCGGATGGATAAGAATCAGAATTTTAATCTCCTTCTTTCCCCAGCAGTCACAGGATTGGTTCAGTTAAATGAAAATAACTCGCTCCGTGTTTCCCTTTCTTCAGCAATTCGAAATCCGACCCTGGCAGATCAGTTCCTTCGATTTGATGTAGGAGGAGCAGTACTATCGGGTAATATAAATGGATTCACAGACCTTTGGGAACTGGACTCTTTATTAGTGTATGCAGAAACCCTGGATGAAACTGTACTGGTTCCTTTTGATCTGGACCCGATTCAACCAGAGAAGGTAACAACCTATGAATTTGGATACAGAGGTTTATTGGGAAAACGGGTATACATAGATGCCGGCTATTATTACAGTAGATATACAGACTTCATTGGTTTCCGACTTGGATTTGCGGGAGGTGGTTCATTGGTAAATGGATTTCCTATTGGAGATGTACTTCGAATCAGTGCTAATGCTGAAGACATCGTTACTACCCAGGGTGCAGCTTTTGGCTTCAACTATTTCATCAATCAACATTTCACCTTTGGGGGTAATTACTCATGGAATGTCTTAAATACACAGTCAGACGATCCTATCGTCCCTGCCTACAATACACCCGAACATAAATTCAATATTAACTTCGGAGGAAGAAATGTTAGTATCGCTGGCGTGAGCGATTTTGGCTTCAATGTCAATTATAAATGGGTCGAAGGCTTCCTTTTTGAAGGATCGCCCCAGTTTACGGGACTGGTTCCTACTTATGAGTTACTTGATGCTCAGATCAGCAGATATTTCCCCAAACTACATACAACTATGAAACTAGGGGCTTCTAATATTCTCAACAATAAGGTGTTTACCGTGTATGGAGGACCCCGGATAGGAAGACTTGCCTATCTATCTTTAACATATGATTTTTCTAAACTCTAG
- a CDS encoding sorbosone dehydrogenase family protein: MNFKTLLYGIFLSTALSACFSVNRPEEKLDTLPLDQIKLPDGFEISIFAEGVENARSMVRGDEGTLFVGSRGAGKVYAIKDTDGDFKAEEVIVLAEGLNTPNGVAYKDGNLYVAEIDKIWRYDDIENNLSAPNKTLLDDQFPDDAWHGWKYIAFGPDDKLYVPVGAPCNVCEKEDERYATIMRMNIDGSEKEVFAQGVRNSVGFDWHPENKELWFTNNGRDMLGDDVPHDELNHAPRKGMHFGFPYCHEGTLPDPRFGKKRECNEFTAPAQRLLPHTAALGMKFYTGSQFPEDFKHDILIAEHGSWNRTQPQGYRISRVKLEGDRAVSYEAFAEGWLGESKAWGRPVDIIQLPDGSLLVSDDFADVIYRISYRAV; this comes from the coding sequence ATGAATTTCAAAACACTCCTCTACGGAATATTTCTTTCCACTGCCTTATCCGCATGTTTTAGTGTAAATCGTCCGGAAGAAAAGCTGGATACCCTCCCTCTGGACCAAATCAAGCTACCCGATGGATTTGAAATATCCATTTTTGCCGAAGGGGTAGAAAATGCCCGTTCTATGGTTCGCGGAGATGAAGGAACCCTCTTTGTGGGAAGTAGGGGAGCCGGGAAAGTTTATGCGATCAAAGATACAGATGGAGATTTTAAGGCCGAAGAAGTGATCGTATTGGCGGAGGGATTGAATACGCCAAATGGAGTGGCGTATAAAGATGGGAATCTATATGTTGCCGAAATCGATAAGATCTGGCGCTATGATGATATTGAAAATAATCTTTCGGCCCCCAATAAAACCCTCCTGGATGATCAATTCCCCGATGATGCCTGGCATGGCTGGAAATACATTGCTTTCGGTCCGGATGATAAGCTCTATGTTCCGGTAGGCGCTCCCTGTAATGTATGCGAAAAAGAGGATGAGAGATATGCGACCATCATGCGTATGAATATAGATGGGTCGGAGAAAGAAGTATTTGCTCAGGGGGTGAGGAATTCAGTGGGCTTTGACTGGCATCCGGAAAACAAAGAACTATGGTTCACGAATAATGGCCGCGATATGTTGGGCGATGATGTTCCGCATGATGAACTCAATCATGCGCCGCGAAAAGGTATGCATTTTGGTTTTCCTTATTGCCATGAAGGGACTTTGCCTGATCCTCGTTTTGGCAAAAAACGAGAGTGTAATGAATTTACAGCACCGGCTCAAAGATTGCTGCCTCATACTGCAGCTCTGGGAATGAAATTCTATACGGGCTCTCAGTTCCCCGAAGATTTTAAACATGACATCCTTATTGCGGAGCATGGTTCCTGGAATCGGACTCAACCGCAGGGTTATCGAATTTCCCGGGTGAAGCTGGAGGGAGATCGAGCAGTCAGTTATGAAGCTTTTGCGGAGGGATGGTTAGGGGAAAGCAAGGCCTGGGGAAGGCCTGTAGATATAATCCAGTTGCCAGATGGTTCGCTTCTGGTCTCGGATGATTTTGCTGATGTGATTTATAGAATCAGTTATCGGGCTGTTTAG
- the pth gene encoding aminoacyl-tRNA hydrolase — protein sequence MKYLIAGLGNIGSEYVDTRHNIGFMVLDHLAEKLKVTPELSRHAYTVTAKYRGRRLVLVMPTTFMNLSGKAVKYYMDQEKIPLERIMIVTDDLNLPFGTIRMRAKGSHGGHNGFKHIDQVLGTNNYARIRMGIGNEYLKGQQVDYVLSPFTDEEFDQLPELLEKACKGILSYVSIGIGRTMNDFNKKKKKPKETQEPKQPDN from the coding sequence ATGAAATACCTCATTGCAGGTTTAGGAAATATTGGAAGTGAATATGTGGATACTCGCCACAATATCGGTTTCATGGTTTTGGACCATTTGGCTGAAAAACTCAAAGTGACTCCTGAGCTAAGTCGTCACGCCTATACCGTTACAGCTAAGTACAGAGGGAGAAGGTTAGTCCTGGTCATGCCTACTACTTTTATGAATTTGAGTGGAAAGGCTGTGAAATACTATATGGACCAGGAGAAGATTCCCCTGGAGCGAATCATGATTGTTACGGATGACCTCAATCTTCCATTTGGCACAATAAGGATGCGGGCGAAAGGTTCTCATGGCGGGCACAATGGATTCAAGCATATCGATCAGGTCTTAGGGACCAATAATTATGCACGGATCAGAATGGGAATAGGAAATGAATACCTCAAAGGTCAACAGGTAGATTATGTACTTTCTCCATTTACAGATGAAGAATTTGATCAGTTACCTGAGCTTCTGGAAAAGGCCTGTAAAGGCATTCTATCCTATGTAAGCATAGGAATAGGCCGGACGATGAACGACTTTAATAAGAAAAAGAAAAAGCCCAAAGAAACCCAGGAACCTAAACAGCCCGATAACTGA
- a CDS encoding 50S ribosomal protein L25, giving the protein MKSTELKAFKRPDTGKASSKHMRREGKVPGVVYNNSEATHVFFDYKELKTVLYTPETYIVNLDVEGEKVSTIVRDADYHPVTEKILHVEMLSVSEDKPVIVSLPVSLVGKPLGVGKGGKLLTKLRKIQVKGIPSQLPDKVEIDVSSLELGHTIKIADANITGLNIVTPQTAGVASVEIPRALRSAGAVGEDGEEVAAEGGEEAAAEE; this is encoded by the coding sequence ATGAAAAGCACGGAGCTAAAAGCATTTAAAAGACCTGATACAGGTAAAGCTAGTTCAAAGCATATGCGCAGAGAGGGCAAAGTACCTGGTGTTGTATATAACAACAGTGAGGCTACGCATGTCTTCTTTGACTATAAAGAACTCAAAACCGTTCTCTATACTCCTGAAACCTATATCGTAAATCTTGATGTAGAAGGAGAGAAAGTAAGCACCATCGTAAGGGATGCAGATTACCACCCGGTAACTGAAAAAATCCTGCACGTTGAAATGCTCAGCGTATCTGAAGACAAGCCGGTAATCGTTTCTCTTCCTGTTTCTTTGGTTGGAAAACCATTAGGAGTTGGTAAAGGGGGTAAATTGCTTACCAAGCTTAGAAAGATTCAGGTAAAAGGCATTCCTTCTCAGCTTCCAGATAAAGTAGAGATTGATGTAAGCTCACTTGAATTGGGACATACTATCAAGATTGCTGATGCAAATATTACAGGTCTTAACATTGTAACCCCACAAACAGCAGGAGTTGCAAGCGTAGAGATTCCACGTGCACTGAGAAGCGCAGGTGCTGTAGGAGAAGATGGAGAAGAAGTCGCCGCAGAAGGTGGAGAGGAAGCTGCAGCAGAAGAATAG
- a CDS encoding aminopeptidase P family protein → MRYKSPPSELFIKNRKAFAGKMESHCIAIFHANDLYPSNGDANYKFVQNNNLYYLTGLDQEEVILVLFPDAPEERFREMLFIKATNKHIQVWEGWKYSKKEARAVSGIETVYFFKDFENVISRLLYHFSGIYLDINEHSRLNTFVPSAAHRLAEKFRQTYPTHQLHRAAPIMEDLRVIKKEAEIEMLEKAVSITGDAFHRVLGFVEAGQYEYEIEAEILHEFIRQGASGTAFDTIVASGKDSCVLHYIHNDKEVKDGDLILIDMGARYGNYCADMTRTIPVNGRFSTRQRDIYKGTLAILKFATSQLVVGNTFENYNKEVGKFITEQCIELGLLKKEDLAKEDANDPQAYRKYCMHGISHFLGLDTHDVGSKYQSFKAGMLLTCEPGLYIPEENIGIRLENDILISEEGPINLMKDILLEAEEVEEAMAKNRTIK, encoded by the coding sequence ATGCGATATAAAAGTCCGCCTTCTGAGCTCTTTATTAAGAACCGAAAAGCCTTTGCAGGTAAAATGGAGTCTCACTGCATTGCCATCTTTCATGCCAATGATCTTTATCCCAGCAATGGGGATGCAAACTACAAATTTGTTCAAAATAATAACCTCTATTACCTCACAGGTTTGGATCAGGAAGAGGTGATTCTTGTGCTCTTTCCCGATGCACCAGAAGAACGCTTTAGAGAGATGCTATTTATCAAGGCTACCAATAAGCATATACAGGTATGGGAAGGCTGGAAATATTCAAAGAAAGAAGCACGAGCTGTCTCCGGAATTGAAACGGTTTATTTCTTTAAGGATTTTGAAAATGTCATCTCCCGGCTTTTGTACCATTTCTCCGGGATTTACCTGGATATCAATGAGCATAGTCGATTGAATACCTTTGTACCTAGTGCTGCCCATCGACTCGCCGAAAAATTTCGACAGACTTATCCAACGCATCAACTTCATCGGGCAGCTCCTATCATGGAAGATTTGCGGGTGATAAAGAAGGAAGCAGAAATTGAAATGCTGGAAAAAGCAGTCTCTATTACGGGGGATGCTTTTCATCGGGTTCTGGGATTTGTGGAGGCTGGCCAATACGAATATGAAATAGAAGCTGAAATTCTCCATGAGTTTATACGACAGGGGGCTTCAGGAACCGCCTTTGATACTATCGTAGCTTCCGGTAAGGATTCTTGTGTCCTGCATTATATCCATAATGATAAAGAAGTGAAAGATGGAGATCTTATTCTGATAGATATGGGCGCCCGATATGGAAATTATTGTGCAGACATGACAAGGACTATCCCGGTAAATGGACGCTTTTCCACTCGCCAAAGAGATATTTATAAGGGAACCCTGGCCATCCTGAAATTTGCAACTTCTCAATTGGTGGTAGGAAATACCTTTGAGAACTACAATAAAGAAGTAGGGAAGTTTATTACGGAGCAGTGTATTGAGCTGGGTTTGTTGAAAAAGGAAGATTTGGCGAAAGAAGATGCAAACGATCCACAGGCATATCGCAAGTATTGTATGCATGGTATCTCGCACTTTCTGGGCTTGGATACACATGATGTAGGGAGCAAGTATCAGTCTTTCAAGGCAGGCATGCTGCTCACTTGTGAGCCAGGACTCTATATCCCGGAGGAAAATATCGGCATCAGATTGGAAAATGATATTCTGATCAGTGAAGAAGGACCGATAAATCTAATGAAGGATATCCTCCTGGAGGCGGAAGAAGTAGAAGAAGCCATGGCAAAGAATCGGACCATAAAGTGA
- a CDS encoding ribose-phosphate pyrophosphokinase — MSSPIKIFSGSASEDLAEKISDFFGSPLGEIELLTFSDGEMQVYYEESIRGSDIFIVQSTFAPADNLMELFLLIDAAKRASANQIIVVIPYYGYARQDRKFKSRVSVGAKLVANVLTAVGADRVVTMDLHAGQIQGFFDIPVDHLDGTAVFIPYIESLNLENLCIASPDIGGSARARRYAKHLSAELIICDKHRLKPNEVASMQVIGDAKGKNIILIDDLVDTAGTLCKAAEVLLDEGALSVRAIATHAVLSGPAYERIQNSKLKELAVTDTIPLDKDKNISKLRVLSVAPIFGKAFRKIHNNESISSLFLK; from the coding sequence ATGTCATCACCGATTAAAATATTTTCGGGCTCTGCATCGGAAGATTTAGCAGAGAAAATATCAGACTTTTTTGGATCTCCTCTCGGTGAAATTGAACTCTTAACCTTCAGTGATGGAGAGATGCAAGTTTACTACGAGGAGTCTATCAGAGGGTCTGATATTTTTATTGTGCAGTCTACCTTCGCACCCGCTGATAATCTCATGGAGTTGTTCCTCCTGATAGATGCAGCTAAACGCGCCTCTGCAAATCAAATCATAGTAGTTATTCCCTACTATGGATATGCAAGGCAGGATAGAAAGTTCAAATCCCGTGTATCGGTAGGTGCAAAATTAGTGGCCAATGTATTAACGGCAGTAGGAGCAGACAGAGTTGTGACGATGGACCTACATGCTGGACAGATACAAGGTTTCTTTGATATACCGGTTGATCATTTGGATGGTACAGCAGTTTTCATCCCTTATATAGAGAGTCTCAATTTAGAGAATCTTTGTATCGCCTCTCCAGATATAGGAGGTTCGGCAAGGGCCAGAAGATATGCTAAACATCTTTCTGCAGAACTGATCATTTGCGATAAGCACAGGCTCAAGCCAAATGAAGTTGCTTCTATGCAAGTAATCGGGGATGCTAAAGGAAAGAATATCATCCTGATCGACGATTTGGTAGATACGGCTGGCACCCTCTGTAAAGCAGCAGAAGTATTGCTCGATGAAGGAGCACTTTCTGTTAGAGCGATTGCCACCCATGCGGTACTTTCGGGTCCCGCCTACGAAAGAATACAAAATTCAAAATTGAAGGAATTGGCAGTTACAGATACCATTCCTTTAGATAAAGATAAAAACATAAGCAAACTGAGGGTTTTGAGCGTTGCTCCAATCTTCGGGAAAGCTTTCAGAAAAATACATAACAATGAATCTATCAGTTCATTGTTCCTAAAGTAA
- a CDS encoding gliding motility-associated C-terminal domain-containing protein has protein sequence MKQFFIFLLLTTFFLPEILAQFNVRGDAVATTAVCAAITPNQTNREGAVWSQTPLDFNQPFELYNRVSFGTRNGNGADGIALVFQISGPLTNPSPLGGGSLSYAGMIPSLAIEMDTWSNGGSNDPGPDHLAIMRDGINDHNTANNLAGPVPIMPGSANIEDGNFHDVKVSWDPGTQLLQVFIDCGPVSLSYTGDIVNTIFGGTNLVTWGFTAATGSAGRNAHNMCFEDLIIPVRDTLFLCEGNPVPLAASPGVSFSWTPTTGLSDPNIQNPIANPSTTTTYVATVTDNCGLTFTDTIRVEVTPAAELQLDLGADTTLCPGQSILLDAYRPGPTYLWQDGLTDSARVLSVGGLYWVELTNGCGSNRDSIVVTSEVNPLVDFGNDTTLCGTATLNLDATNSNASYQWQDASTFPQFQVTMPGVYWATATNFCGTDTDSISVDYQPIPPTDLFNATDTTLCGTATLDLDVSLQGATYLWQDNSTLPTFSISSSGLYWVEVSNACGTVRDSINVNYDLRPDIFLGNDTTLCTGTTRVLDASWTPASTYQWQDGSTNSTFQVNNSGEYWVRVSNFCGTDIDTVEINFVDPPPVINLGNDTTLCQGDTLDLATNATGIDHLWQDGSTLTSYRVLSSGTYWVAVSNSCGVNADTIEATFNPLPQIFLGNDTLLCEGETITLDATWPGATYIWDDGFIGPVRTITQPAGYVVSVSNACGAVDAGIVVDFQAVPQPFDFGQDVTLCAGDTLLLESTQAGFEYFWQDGSDEMSFVVRSPGAYSLQVFNDCAIETDEIFVAYQDLPVVDLGADQLLCEEDLGQLRLEVKPSPGQTYLWQDGSSDPFYLVQQGGLITLEVSNNCGVSADSVVVFTEICNCIVNVPSAFSPNFDGVNDLFKAETFCNLQEARLKIFDRWGVLVFETDNPDQAWDGSCNNGLCMEGVYVWVYEYVFPDRNNEPVRTQKSGTLTLIK, from the coding sequence ATGAAGCAGTTTTTTATCTTCTTATTGCTTACAACTTTTTTCCTTCCTGAAATTTTAGCCCAATTTAATGTGAGAGGTGATGCGGTAGCCACCACAGCGGTATGCGCGGCTATTACCCCCAATCAGACTAATCGGGAAGGAGCCGTTTGGAGTCAGACGCCTCTGGATTTTAACCAGCCTTTCGAACTCTATAATAGAGTCTCCTTTGGAACACGAAATGGAAATGGGGCAGATGGTATCGCGCTGGTATTCCAAATTTCAGGCCCATTAACCAATCCTTCCCCCTTAGGAGGAGGCTCATTGAGTTATGCCGGCATGATTCCTTCCCTCGCTATAGAAATGGATACCTGGTCTAATGGAGGTTCCAATGATCCCGGACCGGATCACTTAGCGATTATGAGAGATGGAATCAATGATCATAATACCGCCAACAATCTCGCAGGGCCTGTACCCATCATGCCTGGTTCTGCCAATATAGAAGATGGCAACTTTCATGATGTCAAAGTGAGTTGGGATCCTGGAACGCAATTATTGCAAGTCTTCATTGATTGTGGACCTGTGAGCTTGAGTTATACCGGAGATATAGTAAATACAATTTTCGGTGGGACCAATCTTGTAACCTGGGGGTTTACAGCAGCTACAGGATCTGCAGGTCGAAATGCACACAATATGTGCTTTGAGGATCTGATCATTCCTGTTCGAGATACGCTTTTCCTATGTGAAGGCAATCCCGTTCCTTTAGCAGCTAGTCCAGGGGTATCCTTTAGCTGGACTCCGACAACGGGTCTTTCTGATCCTAACATTCAGAACCCCATAGCAAATCCAAGCACGACTACTACATATGTCGCAACGGTAACGGATAATTGTGGGCTTACTTTCACCGATACCATCCGAGTAGAAGTTACTCCTGCTGCAGAACTTCAGCTAGATTTGGGAGCAGATACTACCCTTTGTCCCGGGCAAAGTATTCTTTTGGATGCTTACAGACCTGGACCTACTTATCTTTGGCAGGATGGCCTGACTGATAGTGCCCGAGTCCTAAGTGTGGGAGGCCTTTATTGGGTTGAGTTGACCAATGGTTGCGGAAGCAATAGAGATTCTATTGTGGTTACAAGCGAAGTAAATCCATTGGTGGACTTTGGAAATGATACTACTTTATGTGGTACAGCGACCTTGAACCTGGATGCAACTAATAGTAATGCCAGTTATCAATGGCAGGATGCTTCCACTTTCCCTCAGTTTCAAGTTACGATGCCCGGAGTCTACTGGGCTACGGCAACAAATTTTTGTGGAACAGATACAGACAGTATTAGCGTAGATTACCAACCCATTCCTCCAACTGATCTCTTTAATGCCACCGATACAACCCTTTGTGGTACAGCCACCCTCGATCTTGACGTAAGTCTTCAAGGGGCAACTTATCTCTGGCAAGACAATTCGACCCTTCCCACATTTTCAATAAGTTCTTCCGGTTTATACTGGGTAGAAGTAAGTAATGCCTGTGGGACTGTCAGGGATTCAATCAATGTGAATTATGATTTGAGGCCAGATATATTTTTGGGGAATGATACTACTCTTTGTACCGGAACTACGCGTGTACTAGATGCGAGTTGGACCCCTGCTTCTACCTATCAGTGGCAGGACGGTTCCACTAATTCGACCTTTCAGGTCAATAATAGTGGAGAGTATTGGGTCAGAGTCAGTAATTTCTGTGGAACAGATATAGATACAGTTGAAATCAATTTTGTAGATCCGCCACCCGTGATAAACCTCGGGAATGATACAACCCTCTGTCAGGGAGATACCCTGGATTTGGCAACAAATGCTACTGGAATAGATCACCTTTGGCAGGATGGTTCTACCTTAACAAGCTATAGGGTACTTTCATCTGGGACTTACTGGGTAGCAGTCAGCAATAGTTGCGGAGTAAATGCTGATACAATAGAAGCTACCTTCAATCCATTACCACAAATTTTCCTGGGAAATGATACCTTATTATGTGAGGGAGAAACGATTACCCTGGATGCCACCTGGCCAGGTGCTACTTATATCTGGGATGATGGTTTTATAGGACCTGTCAGGACGATCACTCAGCCTGCTGGTTATGTAGTATCAGTAAGCAATGCTTGTGGAGCTGTAGATGCAGGGATTGTCGTCGATTTCCAGGCGGTACCTCAGCCTTTCGACTTTGGGCAGGATGTTACCTTATGTGCGGGAGATACGCTTTTATTGGAAAGCACTCAGGCCGGCTTTGAATACTTCTGGCAGGATGGCTCAGATGAAATGAGTTTTGTGGTTCGTTCTCCCGGAGCTTATTCCCTTCAGGTCTTTAATGATTGTGCCATAGAAACAGATGAAATTTTTGTAGCCTATCAGGATCTACCAGTGGTAGACCTCGGCGCAGATCAATTGCTTTGCGAAGAAGATTTAGGGCAATTGAGGTTGGAGGTGAAACCTTCTCCGGGTCAAACCTATCTATGGCAGGATGGAAGTTCCGATCCCTTTTATCTGGTTCAACAAGGCGGTTTGATTACGCTGGAAGTTAGCAACAATTGTGGGGTGAGTGCGGACTCTGTGGTTGTATTCACCGAAATTTGTAACTGCATCGTGAACGTTCCTTCTGCCTTTAGCCCAAATTTTGATGGGGTAAATGACCTTTTCAAAGCTGAAACATTCTGTAATCTGCAAGAGGCACGATTAAAGATATTCGATCGATGGGGAGTACTGGTTTTTGAAACCGACAATCCCGATCAGGCCTGGGACGGAAGCTGTAATAATGGCCTTTGTATGGAAGGTGTTTATGTCTGGGTATATGAATACGTCTTTCCCGATAGAAATAATGAGCCAGTCAGAACCCAGAAATCGGGTACCCTGACCCTGATTAAATAA